One genomic region from Lacerta agilis isolate rLacAgi1 chromosome 13, rLacAgi1.pri, whole genome shotgun sequence encodes:
- the ZNF598 gene encoding E3 ubiquitin-protein ligase ZNF598, translated as MAASPRPEPRGSETPSSCVLCCGELEVVALGRCEHPICYRCSVRMRALCGVRYCAVCREELAQVVFGKKLASFSTIALNQLQHEKKYDIYFTDGKVYALYRKLLQHECPLCPEAKPFATIVDLEQHMRKQHELFCCRLCVKHLKIFTYERKWYSRKDLARHRIHGDPDDTSHRGHPLCKFCDERYLDNDELLKHLRRDHYFCHFCDSDGAQEYYSDYEYLREHFREKHFLCEEGRCSTEQFTHAFRTEIDYKAHKTACHSKNRAEARQNRQIDLQFNYALRHQRRNEGVVGGEDYEEVDRYNRQVRGGRSGPRGGQQNRRGSWRYKREEEDRDIAAAVRASVAAKRQEEKKRGEDKEDGSRAKKEDAKDLDMSTSKRGPKPPADVPAPKETAAKAVLSQDDFPAINSTAVGSVQSSAQPASVKLDEEDFPSLSASSSTAPTVSSAMSLTYTATARRSAFQEEDFPALVSKVQPNIKAASTLTSAWNCSSGKSMVKAVPTSNSSASQPTRKAVPSSSGKASKKNKAALCSDDQESGSGLTSQEIRSAPTMVDVSSLLVASNSQTFVKVGKKKKVGAEKLRVASPSILQEAPPPIPSAEKALEAEQVPNLPASADVSAIVNGHSEKCVGTCNASKEPPGLNKPPAASQTLLPQEDFPALGNSGPPRMPPPPGFNSVVLLNSPPPPPGLSVPLSKPPPGFTPIPPTSISESAPVPVKEPKPCQGPYLILDNFQQRNIHLIQSIKEFLQEDESQFNKFKTYSGQFRQGLISAAQYYKSCQELLGENFKKIFNELLVLLPDTAKQQELLAAHNDLKARLGSSTSPIGRSRKNRKSAWQTDLGSDLDCCVCPTCQQVLTQQDLLSHKALHMEEEEEFPSLQAISRIIS; from the exons acacccagcagctgcgtgctGTGTTGCGGAGAGCTGGAGGTGGTGGCGCTGGGCCGGTGCGAGCACCCCATCTGCTACCGCTGCTCCGTGCGGATGCGGGCGCTCTGCGGGGTGCGCTACTGCGCCGTCTGCCGGGAGGAGCTCGCCCAG GTGGTCTTTGGGAAGAAGTTGGCATCCTTTTCAACTATTGCACTCAACCAGTTGCAGCATGAGAAGAAATATGACATCTATTTTACTGATGGAAAAGTTTATGCTCTCTATAG aaagctTCTGCAGCACGAATGCCCACTGTGCCCAGAGGCCAAGCCATTCGCCACCATTGTCGACTTGGAGCAGCACATGAGGAAGCAGCACGAGCTCTTCTGCTGCAGACTGTGTGTGAAACACCTGAAG ATCTTTACCTATGAGCGCAAGTGGTATTCACGTAAGGACCTTGCCCGGCACAGAATCCACGGGGACCCCGATGACACGTCTCACCGCGGCCACCCCCTGTGCAAATTCTGTGATGAGCGCTACTTGGATAATGATGAGTTATTGAAGCACCTGAGAAGAGACCACTATTTTTGCCACTTCTGTGACTCTGACGGGGCACAGGAATACTACAG CGATTATGAGTACCTCCGGGAACACTTCCGCGAGAAGCACTTCCTCTGCGAAGAAGGCCGGTGCAGCACCGAGCAGTTCACTCATGCCTTCCGGACTGAGATAGACTACAAAGCCCACAAGACGGCCTGTCACAGCAAGAACCGGGCAGAGGCCAGGCAGAACCGGCAGATTGACCTCCAGTTCAACTATGCGCTGAGACATCAGCGGAGAAATGAGG GTGTCGTGGGTGGCGAGGACTATGAAGAGGTTGACCGATACAACAGGCAAGTGAGGGGAGGCCGGTCAGGGCCACGAGGAGGGCAGCAAAACCGGAGAGGCAGCTGGAGATACAAGAG GGAGGAAGAAGACAGAGACATTGCAGCAGCTGTCAGGGCATCCGTAGCCGCCAAAAGGCAAGAAGAGAAGAAGCGGGGGGAGGACAAAGAGGACGGCTCCCGTGCCAAAAAGGAAGATGCAAAAGATCTGGACATGAGCACCTCCAAGCGGGGACCAAAACCTCCAGCCGATGTGCCAG CTCCCAAGGAAACTGCTGCAAAGGCTGTTTTGAGCCAAGATGACTTTCCTGCCATTAACTCGACAGCAGTGGGCTCTGTGCAGAG CTCGGCCCAGCCAGCCTCGGTGAAACTAGACGAAGAGGACTTCCCAagtctctctgcctcctcctcgaCTGCCCCCACGGTCTCATCGGCCATGTCCTTGACCTACACGGCCACAGCCAGGAGGTCGGCCTTTCAGGAGGAGGACTTCCCGGCCTTGGTGTCCAAAGTGCAGCCAAACATCAAGGCGGCCTCGACCCTCACCTCCGCCTGGAACTGTAGCTCAGGCAAGAGCATGGTGAAAGCTGTGCCGACCAGCAACTCCAGTGCCAGCCAACCGACCAGGAAGGCAGTCCCCAGCAGCAGCGGCAAAGCCAGCAAAAAGAACAAGGCTGCCCTTTGCAGTGACGACCAGGAGAGCGGCAGTGGCCTGACTAGCCAGGAGATCCGCAGCGCTCCGACCATGGTCGACGTCTCCTCTCTGCTGGTGGCCTCAAACTCTCAGACTTTTGTCAAAGTgggcaagaagaagaaagttGGGGCCGAGAAGCTGAGGGTGGCCTCTCCCTCCATCTTGCAGGAAGCACCACCTCCTATCCCTTCTGCGGAGAAGGCACTGGAAGCTGAGCAGGTGCCAAACTTGCCTGCCAGCGCTGATGTATCAGCTATTGTGAACGGTCACTCGGAGAAGTGTGTGGGCACTTGCAATGCTTCTAAAGAGCCCCCTGGTTTGAATAAGCCCCCAGCAGCCAGCCAGACCCTGCTGCCTCAGGAAGACTTCCCAGCCCTCGGAAACTCTGGACCACCCCGAATGCCTCCACCCCCAG GCTTCAACTCTGTGGTGCTGCTTAATAGCCCCCCACCACCTCCGGGACTGTCAGTGCCTCTTAGCAAACCACCCCCTGGCTTCACTCCTATTCCACCCACTAGCATCTCGGAGTCTGCCCCTGTTCCTGTGAAAGA GCCAAAACCTTGTCAGGGACCCTATTTGATCCTGGATAACTTCCAGCAGCGGAACATCCATCTAATCCAGTCAATCAAGGAATTTCTGCAAGAAGATGAATCCCAGTTCAACAAATTCAAGACATATTCTGGGCAGTTCAGGCAG GGTCTGATTTCTGCAGCTCAGTATTACAAGAGTTGCCAGGAGCTGCTGGGCGAGAACTTCAAGAAGATCTTCAACGAGCTCCTTGTGCTGTTGCCGGATACGGCCAAGCAGCAGGAACTGCTTGCCGCTCACAATGACTTGAAGGCCAGGCTGGGCTCCTCCACTTCCCCCATTGGTAGATCCAGGAAGAACCGGAAGAGCGCCTGGCAGACAGACTTGGGCTCCGACCTCGACTGTTGCGTCTGCCCCACATGCCAGCAGGTGCTGACCCAACAGGACCTCCTTTCCCACAAAGCCTTgcatatggaggaggaggaggaattcccCTCCTTGCAGGCTATCAGCAGGATCATCAGCTAG